In Archocentrus centrarchus isolate MPI-CPG fArcCen1 chromosome 21, fArcCen1, whole genome shotgun sequence, the following are encoded in one genomic region:
- the LOC115800071 gene encoding trace amine-associated receptor 13c-like — MEIQNEVELCFPQLLNSSCRKQTLHWSKAVLLNIVLSFIILITAALNLLVIISVSHFRQLHTPTNIILLSLAVSDFLVGLLLMPLEILRNTMCWVLGDLMCSVYWYLTVNIVCASVGNIVLLSVDRYVAICDPLHYPTRITVVRIKLSVCLCWFYSTVYSSLYTKDILIEPGRYNSCYGECVFFSIGIAGIVDLVLFFIVPVSVIIVLYMRVFVVAVSQARAMRSHVTAVTLQLSLNQTNRSELKAARTLGVLVVVFLASFCPYYCYSLVNENVANDPSASFVVMVFYLNSCLNPLIYSLFYPWFRNAVKLIITLQIFRYDSSESNIL; from the exons ATGGAGATACAGAATGAAGTAGAGCTCTGTTTCCCACAACTCCTCAACAGTTCCTGCAGAAAGCAGACACTTCACTGGTCCAAAGCTGTGCTCCTGAACATTGTGCTGTCCTTCATCATCCTGATCACTGCTGCTCTCAACCTGCTGGTCATCATCTCAGTCTCCCACTTCAG GCAGCTCCACACACCCACTAAcatcatcctcctctctctggctgtctcagACTTTCTCGTGGGTCTCCTGTTGATGCCGTTAGAAATCCTTCGAAACACGATGTGTTGGGTTCTTGGTGATCTCATGTGTTCTGTTTATTGGTATCTGACTGTCAACATTGTCTGTGCTTCAGTAGGAAACATTGTCCTTCTGTCAGTTGACCGCTATGTGGCTATTTGTGACCCTCTGCATTACCCCACCAGAATCACTGTGGTGAGAATCAAactcagtgtttgtctgtgttggttttaTTCAACTGTCTACAGCAGTCTTTATACGAAGGACATCCTGATTGAACCAGGCAGGTATAATTCCTGCtatggagagtgtgtgtttttcagcattGGTATTGCAGGCATTGTCGAtcttgttttattctttattgttccagtttctgtcatcatagttctgtatatgagagtgtttgtggtggctgtgtctcaggctcgtgccatgcgctctcatgttacagctgtcacacttcagctttcactgaatcaaacaaacagatctgagctgaaagcagccaggacTCTTGGGGTTCTTGTAGTTGTGTTTCTGGCAAGTTTCTGTCCATATTACTGCTACTCTCTGGTTAATGAAAATGTGGCCAATGATCCATCTGCATCTTTTGTGGTGATGGTCTTTTATTTGAACTCTTGTCTAAATCCTTTGATCTATAGTTTGTTTTACCCCTGGTTTAGAAATGCTGTTAAACTTATCATCACTCTGCAGATATTCAGGTATGacagcagtgagtcaaacaTACTATAG